The following coding sequences lie in one Xanthomonas hyacinthi genomic window:
- the der gene encoding ribosome biogenesis GTPase Der, with protein sequence MLPLVALVGRPNVGKSTLFNALTRSRDALVHDQPGVTRDRNYGVCRLEPDTPFVIVDTGGISGEEEGLAGATADQARSAAGEADLVLFVVDGREGSSSLDDEILAWLRKLARPTLLLINKIDGTDEDQVRAEFARYGLGEAIAVSAAHRHGIDDLLEEVLARLPEEGAGATLDTDPRRMRIAFVGRPNVGKSTLVNRLLGEERMIASEVPGTTRDSIAVDLQRDDRLYRLIDTAGLRRRGRVEEAVEKFSVFKTLQAIEQCEVAVLLLDATEGVTDQDASVLGAILDAGRALVVAVNKWDGLTDYQREQAEALLSRKLGFVPWAEAVRISAKHGSGLRELFRSIHSAHASAVREFSTSEVNQALEVAYATNPPPSIRGHVSKLRYVHPGGSNPPTFIVHGTRLKVLPESYKRYLENFFRKRFKLVGTPVRFMFREGANPYEGKKNVLTERQVAKKRRLMKHVRGK encoded by the coding sequence ATGCTGCCGCTGGTCGCCCTGGTTGGACGGCCGAATGTCGGCAAGTCCACGCTGTTCAATGCGCTCACGCGCAGCCGCGACGCGCTGGTCCATGACCAGCCCGGCGTCACCCGCGATCGCAATTACGGTGTGTGCCGACTGGAGCCGGACACCCCGTTCGTGATCGTCGACACCGGCGGCATTTCCGGCGAGGAAGAAGGCCTGGCCGGCGCCACCGCCGACCAGGCGCGTTCCGCCGCCGGCGAAGCCGACCTGGTGCTGTTCGTGGTCGACGGGCGCGAGGGTTCGTCCTCGCTCGACGACGAGATCCTGGCCTGGCTGCGCAAGCTGGCGCGGCCGACGTTGCTGCTGATCAACAAGATCGACGGCACCGACGAGGACCAGGTGCGCGCCGAATTCGCGCGCTATGGCCTGGGCGAGGCGATCGCGGTGTCCGCGGCGCACCGCCACGGCATCGACGACCTGCTCGAGGAAGTGCTGGCGCGGCTGCCCGAAGAGGGCGCTGGCGCGACGCTGGACACCGATCCCAGGCGCATGCGCATCGCCTTCGTCGGCCGCCCCAACGTGGGCAAGTCGACGCTGGTCAATCGGCTGCTGGGCGAAGAGCGGATGATCGCTTCGGAAGTGCCGGGGACCACCCGCGATTCGATCGCGGTCGACCTGCAGCGCGACGACCGCCTGTACCGGCTGATCGACACCGCCGGCCTGCGCCGTCGCGGCCGGGTCGAGGAGGCGGTGGAGAAATTCAGCGTGTTCAAAACGCTGCAGGCGATCGAGCAATGCGAGGTCGCGGTGCTGCTGCTCGACGCCACCGAAGGCGTCACCGATCAGGACGCCAGCGTGCTCGGCGCGATCCTGGATGCCGGCCGCGCCCTGGTGGTGGCGGTCAACAAGTGGGACGGGCTGACCGACTACCAGCGCGAACAGGCCGAGGCGCTGCTGTCGCGCAAGCTCGGCTTCGTGCCCTGGGCCGAGGCGGTGCGGATCTCGGCCAAGCACGGCTCCGGCCTGCGCGAGCTGTTCCGTTCGATCCACAGCGCGCACGCGTCGGCGGTGCGCGAATTCAGCACCAGCGAAGTCAACCAGGCGCTGGAAGTGGCCTACGCGACCAATCCGCCGCCGAGCATCCGCGGCCACGTCTCCAAGCTGCGCTACGTGCATCCGGGCGGCAGCAATCCACCGACCTTCATCGTCCACGGCACCCGCCTGAAGGTGCTGCCGGAGTCGTACAAGCGCTATCTGGAGAACTTCTTCCGCAAGCGCTTCAAGCTGGTCGGCACGCCGGTGCGCTTCATGTTCCGCGAAGGCGCCAATCCGTACGAAGGCAAGAAGAACGTGCTGACCGAGCGCCAGGTCGCCAAGAAGCGGCGCCTGATGAAACACGTCCGCGGCAAGTAG
- the mobA gene encoding molybdenum cofactor guanylyltransferase, whose amino-acid sequence MDARREVTLGILAGGRAQRLGGRDKAWLQRDGQALVQRLAQALAPSVAAVLVSANRALPRYAAVGLHALPDRIVAPPGAERSLGPIAGLDALAAACATPWLLTLPVDLCRLPPALPTLLIEAAGAGDGAYLEDDDGVQPLVALYRVARVRPALAAALAARDYAPRALQQALAMACVRLPGVVLGNLNTPQDLDAAGILPAP is encoded by the coding sequence ATGGACGCGCGGCGCGAGGTCACGCTGGGCATCCTCGCCGGCGGCCGCGCGCAACGCCTGGGCGGCCGCGACAAGGCCTGGCTGCAACGCGATGGGCAGGCGCTGGTGCAGCGCCTGGCGCAGGCGCTGGCGCCATCGGTGGCGGCGGTGCTGGTCAGCGCCAACCGCGCGCTGCCGCGCTACGCCGCCGTCGGACTGCACGCGCTGCCCGATCGGATCGTCGCGCCGCCTGGCGCCGAACGCTCGCTGGGGCCGATCGCCGGCCTGGATGCGCTGGCCGCGGCCTGCGCCACGCCATGGCTGCTGACCTTGCCGGTGGACCTGTGCCGGCTTCCGCCGGCACTGCCGACGCTGCTGATCGAGGCTGCCGGCGCCGGCGATGGCGCCTACCTCGAAGACGACGACGGCGTGCAGCCGCTGGTGGCGCTGTACCGCGTCGCCCGCGTGCGTCCTGCGCTGGCCGCGGCGCTGGCGGCCCGAGACTACGCGCCGCGCGCCCTGCAGCAAGCGTTGGCGATGGCCTGCGTGCGCCTGCCCGGGGTGGTCCTGGGCAACCTCAACACGCCGCAGGATCTGGACGCAGCGGGTATCCTGCCGGCGCCATGA
- the glp gene encoding molybdopterin molybdotransferase MoeA, whose amino-acid sequence MNDYPSRIAYSEALAIVAAVAQSRPLPAERLALPRADGRILLEALDAPIDLPPFANSAMDGFALRHADLNPDAPSLLRLAGEQFAGEDLQQAIGVGECLRITTGAPLPAGADTVAIKENVIERDGQVQVPAAPAAGAHVRARGEDVRAGERVLEAGVALTPSRIGLAAALGVAQLAVASRPTVAVFATGDELVEPGIPLKPGQIYNSNRDMLMAQLRLLGLEPTAWPTLPDDPLRIDSMLGDAASAFDVVLTCGGVSAGEKDYLPRLLAERGRIHFWKVRMRPGMPLLFGELDRALFLGLPGNPVSVLATFMAIGRPLLDALQQRAEPRPQWRARLASGWDKRHDRLEFLRGRMRCDAHGQLWVEPNPADGSHRLRGAADSDVLLRLDEGARRFDAGEVVEVFPY is encoded by the coding sequence ATGAACGACTATCCCTCCCGCATTGCCTATTCCGAGGCGCTGGCCATCGTCGCCGCCGTCGCCCAGTCGCGCCCATTGCCGGCCGAACGCCTGGCGCTGCCGCGCGCCGATGGCCGCATCCTGCTCGAAGCGCTGGACGCGCCGATCGACCTGCCGCCGTTCGCCAACAGCGCGATGGACGGCTTCGCACTGCGCCATGCCGATCTGAACCCGGATGCGCCGAGCCTGCTGCGCCTGGCCGGCGAGCAGTTCGCCGGCGAGGACCTGCAGCAGGCGATCGGCGTCGGCGAATGCCTGCGCATCACCACCGGCGCGCCGCTGCCGGCGGGTGCCGATACGGTGGCGATCAAGGAAAACGTCATCGAGCGCGACGGCCAGGTGCAGGTGCCGGCCGCGCCGGCCGCCGGTGCGCACGTGCGTGCGCGCGGCGAGGACGTGCGTGCCGGCGAGCGCGTGCTCGAAGCGGGCGTGGCGTTGACCCCGTCGCGGATCGGCCTGGCCGCCGCGCTCGGCGTGGCGCAGTTGGCGGTAGCGTCGCGACCGACCGTGGCGGTGTTCGCCACCGGCGACGAGCTGGTCGAGCCGGGCATACCGCTCAAGCCCGGGCAGATCTACAACAGCAACCGCGACATGCTGATGGCGCAGCTGCGCCTGCTCGGCCTGGAGCCGACCGCGTGGCCGACGCTGCCGGACGATCCGCTGCGGATCGACAGCATGCTGGGCGATGCGGCCTCGGCGTTCGACGTGGTGCTGACCTGCGGCGGCGTCTCCGCCGGCGAGAAGGACTACCTGCCGCGGCTGCTGGCCGAGCGCGGCCGCATCCATTTCTGGAAGGTGCGCATGCGCCCGGGCATGCCGTTGCTGTTCGGCGAGCTGGACCGCGCCCTGTTCCTGGGCCTGCCGGGCAATCCGGTGTCGGTGCTGGCCACGTTCATGGCGATCGGGCGGCCACTGCTGGACGCGCTGCAGCAGCGCGCCGAGCCGCGCCCGCAATGGCGCGCGCGGTTGGCCTCGGGCTGGGACAAGCGCCACGACCGCCTGGAGTTCCTGCGCGGGCGCATGCGCTGCGACGCGCACGGGCAGCTGTGGGTGGAACCGAACCCGGCCGACGGTTCGCACCGCCTGCGCGGCGCCGCCGACAGCGACGTGCTGCTGCGCCTGGACGAGGGCGCGCGTCGCTTCGACGCCGGCGAGGTGGTCGAGGTGTTCCCGTACTGA
- the moeB gene encoding molybdopterin-synthase adenylyltransferase MoeB yields MSIRELTPQQARERSALGARLIDVREEHERAAGMAEGALGVARAQLQDDPAAHLGAADAETILICQSGKRSHEVALFLQQAGYCSVASVLGGTTRWQRDGLPLQRPALAPQQQDFFERYSRHLRLPEVGIDGQRRLQAARVLLVGAGGLGSPAGFYLAAAGVGQLRIADDDVVDRSNLQRQILHTEARVGQPKVASAAAALSALNPGVQVEAIRERVSSANVERLLQDVDVVLDGSDNFPARYLLNDACVKLGKPLVYGAVQRFEGQVSVFDAGRRRGQAPCYRCLFPEPPPPEFAPSCAEAGVLGVLPGIVGLLQANEVLKLLLEIGEPLRGRLLYFDALAMRFRETRLAADPQCPVCAPGLAFPGYIDYARFCSAEQ; encoded by the coding sequence ATGAGCATTCGAGAACTGACCCCGCAGCAGGCCCGCGAGCGCAGCGCCCTAGGCGCGCGGCTGATCGATGTGCGCGAGGAGCACGAGCGCGCCGCCGGTATGGCCGAAGGCGCGCTCGGCGTGGCCCGCGCGCAGTTGCAGGACGACCCGGCCGCGCATCTCGGCGCAGCCGATGCCGAGACGATCCTGATCTGCCAGAGCGGCAAGCGCTCGCACGAGGTGGCGCTGTTCCTGCAGCAGGCAGGTTATTGCTCGGTCGCCTCGGTGCTGGGCGGCACCACGCGCTGGCAGCGCGACGGATTGCCGCTGCAGCGGCCGGCGCTGGCGCCGCAGCAGCAGGATTTCTTCGAGCGTTATTCGCGCCACCTGCGCCTGCCCGAAGTCGGCATCGACGGCCAGCGGCGGCTGCAGGCCGCACGCGTGCTGCTGGTCGGCGCCGGCGGATTGGGTTCGCCGGCGGGCTTCTACCTGGCCGCGGCCGGGGTCGGCCAGCTGCGCATCGCCGACGACGATGTGGTCGATCGCAGCAACCTGCAGCGGCAGATCCTGCATACCGAAGCGCGGGTCGGGCAGCCCAAGGTGGCGTCGGCGGCCGCGGCGTTGAGCGCACTGAATCCGGGCGTGCAGGTCGAGGCGATACGCGAACGGGTGAGCTCGGCCAATGTCGAGCGCCTGCTGCAGGACGTGGACGTGGTGCTCGACGGTTCGGACAATTTCCCGGCGCGTTATCTGCTCAACGACGCCTGCGTGAAGCTGGGCAAGCCGCTGGTCTACGGCGCGGTGCAGCGTTTCGAGGGCCAGGTCAGCGTATTCGACGCCGGCCGCCGGCGCGGGCAGGCGCCGTGCTACCGCTGCCTGTTCCCGGAGCCGCCGCCGCCGGAATTCGCGCCCAGTTGCGCCGAGGCCGGCGTGCTCGGCGTGCTGCCGGGCATCGTCGGCCTGCTGCAGGCCAACGAAGTGTTGAAGCTGCTGCTGGAGATCGGCGAGCCGCTGCGCGGTCGCCTGCTGTACTTCGACGCGCTGGCGATGCGCTTTCGCGAAACCCGCCTGGCCGCCGACCCGCAGTGCCCGGTATGCGCGCCGGGGTTGGCGTTCCCCGGCTACATCGACTACGCGCGGTTCTGCAGCGCGGAGCAATAA
- a CDS encoding monovalent cation:proton antiporter-2 (CPA2) family protein, giving the protein MTSAADSSELIKVVALLGAAVVAVPVFRRLGLGSVLGYLAAGLAIGPFGLGWFADPQAILHVAELGVVMFLFVIGLEMRPSHLWSLRKQIFGLGTLQIAVCAAVLTGVGLGFGFSLPVAFIAASGFVLTSTAVVMQLLGERGDIALPAGQKIVAILLFEDLLIVPLLAVVAWMAPVPAAADAPSRWIGIGIGAAAIVGLLVAGRWLLNPLFRLLAAAKAREVMTAAALLVVLGAALLMQLGGLSMAMGAFLAGVLLSESTFRHQIEADIEPFRGILLGLFFLGVGMALNLAVVAANWTLILSGVLAFMAAKAACIYLVARLTGSGHAQALDRGVLMAQGGEFAFVLFAAAGAAGVIDAQVNANLTAIVVLSMALTPLFVLLYRRWAPVEAPSLDGVEAADGLTGSVLIIGFGRFGQVASQSLLARDVDVTIIDNDIEMIQSAAEFGFKIYYGDGTRLDVLHASGAHSVRAIAVCIDNREAANRIVELATQEFPHAKLLVRSYDREHSLQLIAAGVDYQIRETFESAVEFGQAALVELGMDEDEAASIAHEIRRRDAERLDLELAAGDVRAGSGLMYGNIAPAVPKPTPFTPPRRESRTLNPEAVPAEAADQRRGD; this is encoded by the coding sequence ATGACCAGTGCAGCCGACAGCAGTGAATTGATCAAGGTGGTGGCGTTGCTCGGCGCCGCGGTGGTGGCGGTGCCGGTGTTCCGCCGCCTGGGCCTGGGCTCGGTGCTCGGCTATCTGGCCGCGGGCCTGGCGATCGGGCCGTTCGGGTTGGGTTGGTTCGCCGATCCGCAGGCGATCCTGCACGTGGCCGAATTGGGCGTGGTGATGTTCCTGTTCGTGATCGGGCTGGAGATGCGGCCTTCGCATCTGTGGAGCCTGCGCAAGCAGATCTTCGGCCTGGGCACGCTGCAGATCGCGGTCTGCGCCGCGGTGCTGACCGGGGTCGGGCTGGGCTTCGGGTTCTCCTTGCCGGTGGCCTTCATCGCCGCGTCCGGCTTCGTGCTCACCTCCACCGCGGTGGTGATGCAGTTGCTCGGCGAGCGCGGCGACATCGCATTGCCGGCCGGGCAGAAGATCGTCGCGATCCTGCTGTTCGAGGATCTGCTGATCGTGCCGCTGCTGGCGGTGGTGGCGTGGATGGCGCCGGTGCCGGCCGCCGCCGATGCGCCGTCGCGCTGGATCGGCATCGGCATCGGCGCGGCGGCGATCGTCGGCCTGCTGGTGGCCGGGCGCTGGCTGCTGAACCCGCTGTTCCGGCTGCTGGCCGCGGCCAAGGCGCGCGAAGTGATGACCGCGGCGGCATTGCTGGTGGTGCTGGGCGCGGCATTGCTGATGCAGCTCGGTGGGCTGTCGATGGCGATGGGCGCGTTCCTGGCCGGGGTGCTGCTGTCCGAGTCCACCTTCCGCCATCAGATCGAAGCCGACATCGAGCCGTTCCGCGGCATCCTGCTCGGGCTGTTCTTCCTCGGCGTGGGCATGGCCCTGAACCTGGCGGTGGTGGCCGCGAACTGGACGCTGATCCTCAGCGGCGTGCTCGCCTTCATGGCGGCCAAGGCCGCGTGCATCTATCTGGTCGCGCGGCTCACCGGCAGCGGCCACGCGCAGGCGCTGGACCGCGGCGTGCTGATGGCGCAGGGCGGCGAGTTCGCGTTCGTGCTGTTCGCCGCCGCGGGCGCGGCCGGGGTCATCGATGCGCAGGTCAATGCCAACCTCACCGCGATCGTGGTGCTGTCGATGGCGCTGACCCCGCTGTTCGTGCTGCTGTACCGGCGCTGGGCGCCGGTGGAGGCGCCGTCGCTGGACGGCGTGGAAGCGGCCGACGGGCTGACCGGCAGCGTGCTGATCATCGGCTTCGGCCGCTTCGGCCAGGTCGCCAGCCAGTCGCTGCTGGCGCGCGACGTGGACGTGACCATCATCGACAACGACATCGAGATGATCCAGAGCGCGGCCGAGTTCGGCTTCAAGATCTACTACGGCGACGGCACCCGCCTGGATGTGCTGCACGCCTCCGGCGCGCATAGCGTGCGCGCGATCGCGGTGTGCATCGACAACCGCGAGGCGGCCAACCGCATCGTCGAGCTGGCCACGCAGGAATTCCCGCACGCCAAGCTGCTGGTGCGCTCCTACGACCGCGAGCATTCGCTGCAGCTGATCGCCGCCGGGGTGGACTACCAGATCCGCGAGACCTTCGAATCGGCGGTGGAGTTCGGCCAGGCTGCGCTGGTCGAACTGGGCATGGACGAAGACGAGGCCGCGAGCATCGCCCACGAGATCCGCCGCCGCGACGCCGAGCGCCTGGATCTGGAGCTCGCCGCCGGCGATGTGCGCGCCGGCAGCGGCCTGATGTACGGCAACATCGCCCCGGCCGTGCCCAAGCCGACCCCGTTCACCCCGCCGCGGCGCGAGAGCCGCACGCTCAATCCGGAGGCGGTGCCGGCGGAGGCCGCTGACCAGCGCCGCGGCGATTAG
- a CDS encoding alpha/beta hydrolase → MLRHLGIAAAIAAVAYLVVCALLYLGQRDLLYFPQATRVAAAQTDFVLQRSPALRLRGWQVNPGRDKVLLYFGGNAEDLRQARAQLAPLLPDYSLYLLAYRGYGASDGTPNEAALIGDALALYDHVRATQPQSGIAVLGRSLGSGVASQLAARRPLARLVLVTPFDNLAAAAQAHYPWAPVRRLLRDRYDSASALRAYRGPLLVLRAGRDQVVPAASTQRLLDSLAQTPTVVAMPRAGHDDISADPRYAQALQAFLR, encoded by the coding sequence ATGCTGCGCCACCTGGGCATCGCCGCGGCCATCGCAGCCGTCGCCTACCTGGTCGTCTGCGCCCTGCTCTACCTGGGCCAGCGCGACCTGCTGTATTTCCCGCAGGCGACGCGGGTGGCGGCGGCGCAGACCGATTTCGTCCTGCAGCGCAGCCCGGCGTTGCGCCTGCGCGGCTGGCAGGTCAACCCGGGCCGCGACAAGGTCCTGCTGTACTTCGGCGGCAACGCCGAGGACCTGCGCCAGGCGCGCGCGCAGCTGGCGCCGCTGCTGCCCGACTACAGCCTGTACCTGCTGGCCTACCGCGGCTATGGCGCCAGCGACGGCACGCCGAACGAGGCGGCGCTGATCGGCGATGCGCTGGCGCTGTACGACCATGTGCGCGCTACGCAGCCGCAATCCGGGATCGCGGTGCTCGGGCGCAGCCTGGGCAGCGGCGTGGCCAGCCAGCTGGCGGCGCGGCGGCCGCTGGCGCGGCTGGTGCTGGTCACCCCGTTCGACAACCTGGCCGCGGCCGCGCAGGCGCATTATCCGTGGGCGCCGGTGCGCCGGCTGCTGCGCGACCGCTACGACTCGGCCAGCGCGCTGCGCGCCTACCGCGGTCCCCTGCTGGTGTTACGCGCCGGGCGCGACCAGGTGGTGCCGGCGGCGAGCACGCAGCGCCTGCTCGATTCCCTGGCGCAGACGCCCACCGTGGTCGCGATGCCGCGCGCCGGACACGACGACATCAGCGCCGATCCGCGCTATGCGCAGGCGTTGCAGGCGTTTTTGCGCTGA
- a CDS encoding DUF1244 domain-containing protein, with amino-acid sequence MTDTTRIEAAAFRRLLQHLNQDRSDVQNIDLMILAGFCRNCLADWYREAAATEGQTLSKEQARERVYGMPFTDWKAQFQAEATPEQLAAFADAQRRHG; translated from the coding sequence ATGACCGACACCACCCGCATCGAGGCCGCCGCGTTCCGGCGGCTGCTGCAACACCTCAATCAGGACCGCAGCGACGTGCAGAACATCGATCTGATGATCCTGGCCGGCTTCTGCCGCAACTGCCTGGCCGACTGGTACCGCGAGGCTGCGGCCACCGAAGGGCAGACGCTGAGCAAGGAACAGGCGCGCGAGCGCGTCTACGGCATGCCGTTCACCGACTGGAAGGCGCAGTTCCAGGCCGAGGCCACGCCGGAACAACTGGCAGCCTTCGCCGACGCGCAGCGCCGGCACGGCTAG
- the folD gene encoding bifunctional methylenetetrahydrofolate dehydrogenase/methenyltetrahydrofolate cyclohydrolase FolD: MTDSAPVSSVPARILDGRRIADALLDQLKLRVDARLAAGQPRPGLAVVLVGADPASTVYVRNKRRAAEKVGIEAFDYDLPAGTGEAELLALIDRLNADPKVHGILVQLPLPGIPDASRLIHRIDPGKDVDGFHPENVGHLALREFGLRPCTPRGIVTLLGHTDQPVRGRNATIVGVSNHVGRPMALELLIAGCTVTCCHKFTPPEVLQARVRDADILVVAVGRPGLIPGEWVKPGAVVIDVGINRLDDGRLVGDVGFDAAAQRASWITPVPGGVGPMTVATLMQNTIEAADAALGR; this comes from the coding sequence ATGACCGATTCCGCGCCCGTCTCCTCCGTTCCGGCCCGCATCCTCGACGGGCGGCGCATCGCCGACGCACTGCTCGACCAGCTCAAGCTGCGGGTCGATGCGCGGCTGGCGGCCGGGCAGCCGCGGCCGGGCCTGGCGGTGGTGCTGGTCGGCGCCGATCCGGCGTCCACGGTATACGTGCGCAACAAGCGCCGCGCGGCGGAAAAGGTCGGCATCGAGGCGTTCGACTACGATCTGCCAGCCGGCACCGGCGAAGCCGAACTGCTGGCGCTGATCGACCGTCTCAATGCCGATCCCAAGGTCCACGGCATCCTGGTGCAGCTGCCGCTGCCGGGCATTCCCGACGCCAGCCGGCTGATCCACCGCATCGACCCGGGCAAGGACGTGGACGGCTTCCATCCGGAGAACGTCGGCCACCTGGCGCTGCGCGAATTCGGCCTGCGCCCGTGCACCCCGCGTGGCATCGTCACCCTGCTCGGGCATACCGACCAGCCGGTGCGCGGCCGCAACGCCACCATCGTCGGGGTCAGCAACCACGTCGGCCGGCCGATGGCGCTGGAATTGCTGATCGCCGGCTGCACGGTGACTTGCTGCCACAAGTTCACCCCGCCGGAGGTGCTGCAGGCGCGGGTGCGCGATGCCGACATCCTGGTGGTGGCGGTGGGCCGTCCCGGCCTGATCCCGGGCGAATGGGTCAAGCCCGGTGCGGTGGTGATCGACGTCGGCATCAACCGCCTCGACGACGGCCGCCTGGTCGGCGACGTCGGCTTCGACGCGGCCGCGCAGCGCGCCAGCTGGATCACCCCGGTGCCGGGCGGGGTGGGGCCGATGACCGTGGCCACGCTGATGCAGAACACCATCGAAGCGGCGGACGCGGCCCTGGGCCGCTGA
- the guaB gene encoding IMP dehydrogenase — protein MLRIQAEALTYDDVSLVPAHSIVLPKDVSLETRLTRDLRLKLPILSAAMDTVTEHRLAVAMAQLGGIGIIHKNLTPAQQAAEVAKVKKFEAGVITEPFTVGPDTTIGEVLKLTRARNISGVPVVDGSELVGIVTSRDMRFEKKLDDPVRHIMTKKERLITVREGAGDEEVLQLLHRNRIEKILVVNDSFELRGLITVKDIQKKTDNPNAAKDASTRLLVGAAVGVGGDTEQRIELLAAAGVDVVIVDTAHGHSQGVIDRVAWVKKTYPQLQVIGGNIVTGDAALALMDAGADAVKVGVGPGSICTTRVVAGVGVPQITAVDMVAEALQDRIPLIADGGIRYSGDIGKALVAGASTVMVGGLFAGTEEAPGEVELFQGRSYKSYRGMGSLGAMEKGSKDRYFQDASDADKLVPEGIEGRVPYRGPLSGIIHQLIGGLRATMGYVGCATIEEMRTKPQFVTITGAGQRESHVHDVQITKEPPNYRMG, from the coding sequence ATGCTGCGCATCCAGGCTGAAGCTCTTACCTACGACGACGTTTCGCTCGTCCCCGCCCATTCGATCGTCCTGCCGAAGGACGTCAGCCTGGAAACCCGGCTGACCCGCGACCTGCGCCTGAAATTGCCGATCCTGTCGGCGGCGATGGACACGGTGACCGAGCACCGCCTCGCGGTGGCCATGGCCCAGCTCGGCGGCATCGGCATCATCCACAAGAACCTGACCCCGGCGCAGCAGGCCGCCGAAGTGGCCAAGGTCAAGAAGTTCGAAGCCGGCGTGATCACCGAGCCGTTCACCGTCGGCCCGGACACGACCATCGGCGAAGTGCTGAAACTGACCCGCGCGCGCAATATCTCCGGCGTGCCGGTGGTCGACGGCAGCGAGCTGGTCGGCATCGTCACCAGCCGCGACATGCGCTTCGAGAAGAAGCTCGACGATCCGGTCCGCCACATCATGACCAAGAAGGAGCGCCTGATCACCGTGCGCGAAGGCGCCGGCGACGAGGAAGTGCTGCAGCTGCTGCATCGCAACCGCATCGAGAAGATCCTGGTGGTCAACGACAGCTTCGAGCTGCGCGGCCTGATCACGGTCAAGGACATCCAGAAGAAGACCGACAACCCGAACGCGGCCAAGGACGCGTCCACGCGCCTGCTGGTCGGCGCGGCGGTCGGCGTTGGCGGCGACACCGAGCAGCGCATCGAGTTGCTCGCCGCGGCGGGCGTGGACGTGGTCATCGTCGATACCGCGCACGGCCACTCGCAGGGCGTGATCGACCGCGTGGCCTGGGTCAAGAAGACCTACCCGCAGCTGCAGGTGATCGGCGGCAACATCGTCACCGGCGATGCCGCGCTGGCGCTGATGGACGCCGGCGCCGACGCGGTCAAGGTCGGCGTGGGTCCGGGCTCTATCTGCACCACGCGCGTGGTCGCCGGCGTCGGCGTGCCGCAGATCACCGCGGTGGACATGGTCGCCGAGGCGCTGCAGGACCGCATCCCGCTGATCGCCGACGGCGGCATCCGCTACTCGGGCGACATCGGCAAGGCGCTGGTCGCCGGTGCCTCCACGGTGATGGTCGGCGGCCTGTTCGCCGGCACCGAGGAAGCCCCGGGCGAGGTCGAACTGTTCCAGGGCCGCAGCTACAAGAGCTACCGCGGCATGGGCAGCCTGGGCGCGATGGAGAAGGGCAGCAAGGACCGCTATTTCCAGGACGCGAGCGACGCCGACAAGCTGGTGCCGGAAGGCATCGAAGGCCGCGTGCCGTACCGCGGCCCGCTCAGCGGCATCATCCACCAGCTGATCGGCGGCCTGCGCGCCACGATGGGTTACGTGGGCTGCGCGACCATCGAGGAAATGCGCACCAAGCCCCAGTTCGTCACCATCACCGGTGCCGGCCAGCGCGAGAGCCACGTGCACGACGTGCAGATCACCAAGGAACCGCCGAACTACAGGATGGGCTGA